In Zingiber officinale cultivar Zhangliang chromosome 6A, Zo_v1.1, whole genome shotgun sequence, a single genomic region encodes these proteins:
- the LOC121994998 gene encoding protein IQ-DOMAIN 5-like gives MARHWRLLNAVRRLLVRSSCTSSAADLDAIKHNVAATTIYNPMVVEEGEDHRRSSDAAKYGSGAVAVYEQVSDREQSAATTIQAYFRGHLARRAFRALKSLVRLQAMVRGASVRRQARVAVHCMQALVRLQVRVRARQLSRSRDFDRS, from the exons ATGGCCAGGCACTGGCGGTTGCTCAACGCCGTCCGCCGCCTGCTCGTGCGGTCATCCTGCACGTCATCCGCCGCCGACCTCGACGCCATCAAGCACAATGTCGCCGCCACCACCATCTACAACCCGATGGTCGTGGAGGAAGGCGAAGATCACCGCCGGTCGTCCGACGCCGCCAAATACGGCTCCGGCGCGGTGGCGGTCTATGAGCAAGTTTCTGACAGAGAGCAATCGGCGGCCACCACTATCCAAGCCTACTTCAGGGGGCATTTG GCAAGGCGAGCATTTCGAGCGCTGAAGAGCCTGGTGAGGCTGCAAGCGATGGTGCGAGGGGCGAGCGTGCGACGGCAAGCGCGCGTGGCGGTTCACTGCATGCAGGCGCTCGTTCGTCTCCAGGTCCGCGTGCGAGCCAGGCAGCTTTCTCGGTCAAGGGACTTCGACCGTTCCTAA
- the LOC121996789 gene encoding dolichol-phosphate mannosyltransferase subunit 1-like — MAKLEEIDTEEYEKIIAANQMKRKKYSIIIPTYNERLNIALVIYLIFKHLQEFEFEVIIVDDGSPDGTQEIIKQLQNIYGEDHILLRARPKKLGLGTAYVHGFNHASGDYIIIMDADLSHHPKYLPSFIRKQMETSASIVTGTRYVRHGGVHGWNLMRKLTSRGANVLAQTLLWPGVSDLTGSFRLYERSAFEDVISSCVSKGYVFQMEIIVRASRKGYHIEEVPITFVDRIYGSSKLGGSEIVQYLKGLAYLLLTT, encoded by the exons ATGGCAAAGTTGGAGGAGATTGATACAGAGGAATATGAGAAGATAATAGCAGCTAACCaaatgaagaggaagaagtaTAGCATCATAATCCCCACATACAATGAGCGTCTCAACATTGCTCTTGTCATCTACCTTATCTTCAAACATCTTCA GGAGTTTGAGTTTGAAGTCATTATTGTGGATGATGGAAGTCCTGATGGTACTCAAGAAATCATAAAACAGCTACAGAATATCTACGGCGAAGATCACATT CTACTACGCGCAAGGCCAAAGAAGCTTGGTCTAG GAACTGCTTATGTTCATGGATTTAATCATGCATCTGGAGATTACATAATAATCATGGATGCAGATCTCTCCCACCAT CCAAAATACTTGCCCAGCTTTATCAG GAAGCAAATGGAAACTAGTGCAAGTATAGTTACAGGAACCCGTTATGTCCGACATGGCGGTGTGCATGGATGGAACCTTATGCGTAAACTAACAAGTAGAGGCGCAAATGTGCTTGCACAGACACTTCTATGGCCAGGTGTATCCGACCTAACTGGTTCCTTTAG GCTTTACGAGAGGAGTGCTTTTGAAGATGTCATAAGTTCATGTGTGAGTAAAGGATATGTCTTTCAGATGGAGATTATCGTTAGAGCTAGCAGGAAGGGCTATCACATTGAAGAG GTTCCCATAACTTTCGTTGACAGAATTTATGGAAGCTCAAAACTGGGTGGATCTGAAATAGTCCAGTACCTAAAAGGTCTGGCGTACCTGTTGCTCACAACCTAA